The following proteins come from a genomic window of Malus domestica chromosome 02, GDT2T_hap1:
- the LOC103401200 gene encoding AAA-ATPase At2g18193-like isoform X3, which yields MPTTVSSLFSAYASFAGSMMLVRSIARDLFPQPLSSYIFSKLSRLFSTPFSSITLVIEEFSGAARNQVYAAAEVYLRTINNITPSTHRLCVGKNIRQKTVSLALDNSGQLEDAFDNVNLTWRFKVRKEKSGAEQRQFELSFHKKHKDKVMESYFPYVLARADAIKEEQRVVQLYSRHLMSDTDFKGRCTWGSVNLEHPSTFDMMEMDPVTKRMIVEDLERFVRRREFYKKVGKAWKRGYLLYGSPGTGKSSLIAAMANYLKFDVYDLELTSIQNNNELRRVLLSMTNRSILVIEDIDCSVDIQNGESNKRSQDISQRSASNKLTLSGLLNFTDGLWSSCGDERIIVFTTNHKEQLDPALLRPGRMDLHIYMSY from the exons ATGCCCACAACGGTGTCGTCTTTGTTCTCAGCCTACGCCTCCTTCGCCGGATCCATGATGCTGGTCCGTTCCATTGCCAGAGACCTCTTCCCACAGCCCCTCAGCTCATACATTTTCTCAAAACTCTCTCGCCTTTTCAGTACCCCTTTCTCCTCCATAACTCTCGTCATAGAAGAGTTCTCCGGCGCCGCACGCAACCAGGTCTACGCCGCCGCCGAGGTCTACCTCCGGACCATCAACAACATTACTCCTTCCACTCACCGCCTCTGTGTCGGAAAAAATATCCGGCAAAAGACAGTCAGCCTCGCCCTTGACAACAGCGGACAGCTCGAAGACGCCTTTGACAATGTGAATCTGACGTGGCGTTTCAAGGTGAGGAAGGAAAAGTCTGGTGCTGAACAGCGTCAGTTCGAGCTGAGCTTCCACAAAAAACACAAAGACAAAGTGATGGAGTCCTACTTCCCCTACGTGCTTGCTAGGGCTGACGCCATCAAAGAAGAGCAAAGGGTTGTGCAGCTTTATTCCCGCCATTTAATGTCTGATACTGATTTCAAAGGCAGGTGCACATGGGGTTCGGTGAATCTGGAGCACCCGTCTACGTTCGACATGATGGAGATGGACCCCGTGACGAAGAGGATGATTGTGGAGGATTTAGAGAGGTTTGTAAGGAGGAGGGAGTTTTACAAGAAGGTGGGGAAGGCTTGGAAAAGAGGCTACTTGCTGTATGGTTCTCCCGGGACCGGAAAATCCAGCTTGATTGCCGCCATGGCTAATTATCTCAAGTTTGATGTGTATGATTTGGAGCTCACTAGCATTCAAAACAACAATGAGCTGAGGAGGGTTTTGTTGTCCATGACAAATCGTTCGATTTTGGTGATTGAGGATATCGATTGCTCTGTGGATATACAGAACGGGGAATCGAATAAAAGGTCTCAAGATATCTCTCAACGATCTGCTTCTAACAAG TTGACACTTTCAGGCCTACTGAATTTCACCGATGGGCTGTGGTCGAGCTGCGGCGACGAGAGAATTATCGTGTTCACAACAAACCACAAGGAACAGCTAGACCCTGCATTGTTGCGTCCAGGTCGAATGGACCTGCACATTTACATGTCCTATTGA
- the LOC103401229 gene encoding AAA-ATPase At2g18193-like, with protein sequence MFSLNNLKEMPPTASSLFSAYASVAGSMMLVRSMANDLLPPPLRSYISSKLSYLFTPLSSITLVIEEYSGAACNQVYQAAEVYLPTINISPSTKSFRVRKTNRQRSISRAMDKNQQVADTFENVDLTWQYTVTENKKHGNTHQFELSFHRKHRDKVIGSYLPYVLARADAIKEEEKVVKLYSSHLCSEYDRSYSKRKWGSVNLEHPSTFDTVAMEPEMKKMIVEDLDRFVRRKEFYKKVGKAWKRGYLLYGPPGTGKSSLIAAMANYLRFDVYDLELSGVQNNSDLRKLLLSTTNRSILVIEDIDCTVDLQNRDNWEDKSQDPTRSTSNKLTLSGLLNFIDGLWSSCGDERIIVFTTNHKDRLDPALLRPGRMDVHIHMSYCTPSGFKVLASNYLDIHEDNLHSLCGEVEGLIKSTEVTPAEVAEELMKSDDADVALGGLVNFLKRKRIESEKRKEEEEARKAKRPKTDHNASDEGEAVE encoded by the exons ATGTTTTCTCTCAATAATCTGAAAGAAATGCCCCCCACAGCGTCGTCTCTGTTCTCAGCCTACGCCTCCGTCGCCGGATCCATGATGCTGGTCCGCTCCATGGCCAACGACCTCCTCCCGCCGCCCCTCCGCTCATACATTTCCTCCAAACTCTCTTACCTTTTCACCCCCCTCTCCTCCATAACTCTTGTCATCGAAGAGTACTCCGGCGCTGCCTGCAACCAGGTCTACCAGGCCGCCGAGGTCTACCTTCCGACCATCAACATCAGCCCTTCTACCAAAAGCTTCCGTGTCCGAAAAACAAACCGGCAGAGGAGCATCAGCCGCGCCATGGACAAAAACCAGCAAGTCGCCGACACCTTCGAGAACGTCGATCTGACATGGCAGTACACGGTGACGGAGAATAAAAAGCACGGGAACACACATCAGTTCGAGCTCAGCTTCCACAGGAAGCACAGGGACAAAGTGATAGGGTCCTACTTGCCGTACGTGCTTGCTAGGGCTGACGCCATCAAAGAAGAGGAAAAGGTTGTGAAGCTTTACTCCAGCCATTTGTGCTCCGAGTACGATCGTTCGTACAGCAAGAGGAAATGGGGTTCGGTGAATCTGGAGCACCCGTCGACGTTCGACACGGTGGCGATGGAAccggagatgaagaagatgattgTGGAGGATTTGGACAGGTTTGTGAGGAGGAAGGAGTTTTATAAGAAGGTTGGGAAGGCATGGAAAAGGGGTTACTTGCTGTACGGTCCACCGGGAACGGGAAAATCGAGCTTGATCGCCGCCATGGCTAATTATCTCAGGTTTGATGTGTATGATTTGGAGCTCAGTGGCGTTCAGAACAACAGTGATTTGAGGAAGCTGTTGTTGTCCACCACGAATCGTTCGATTTTGGTGATTGAGGATATCGATTGCACTGTGGATTTGCAGAACCGGGATAACTGGGAGGATAAGTCTCAAGACCCTACACGTTCTACTTCTAACAAG TTGACGCTTTCGGGGCTACTGAATTTCATCGATGGTTTGTGGTCGAGTTGTGGCGACGAGAGAATTATCGTGTTTACGACCAACCACAAGGATCGGTTAGACCCTGCATTGTTACGTCCGGGGCGAATGGACGTGCACATTCACATGTCATACTGCACTCCAAGTGGATTCAAGGTCTTGGCTTCTAATTACCTCGATATTCATGAGGACAACCTTCATAGTCTTTGCGGGGAAGTCGAAGGGTTGATCAAGAGCACAGAGGTGACCCCTGCAGAGGTTGCTGAAGAGCTCATGAAAAGCGACGATGCTGATGTTGCCCTCGGAGGACTTGTCAATTTTCTCAAACGTAAGAGGATCGAGAGCGAAAAaagaaaggaggaggaggaggccaGAAAAGCGAAGAGGCCGAAAACGGATCACAATGCCAGTGATGAAGGTGAAGCAGTAGAGTAA
- the LOC103401200 gene encoding AAA-ATPase At2g18193-like isoform X1: MCVFWKKRLKRRRSSLEDESYASFAGSMMLVRSIARDLFPQPLSSYIFSKLSRLFSTPFSSITLVIEEFSGAARNQVYAAAEVYLRTINNITPSTHRLCVGKNIRQKTVSLALDNSGQLEDAFDNVNLTWRFKVRKEKSGAEQRQFELSFHKKHKDKVMESYFPYVLARADAIKEEQRVVQLYSRHLMSDTDFKGRCTWGSVNLEHPSTFDMMEMDPVTKRMIVEDLERFVRRREFYKKVGKAWKRGYLLYGSPGTGKSSLIAAMANYLKFDVYDLELTSIQNNNELRRVLLSMTNRSILVIEDIDCSVDIQNGESNKRSQDISQRSASNKQLTLSGLLNFTDGLWSSCGDERIIVFTTNHKEQLDPALLRPGRMDLHIYMSY, translated from the exons ATGTGTGTCTTCTGGAAGAAACGATTGAAGAGAAGAAGATCATCATTGGAGGACGAAT CCTACGCCTCCTTCGCCGGATCCATGATGCTGGTCCGTTCCATTGCCAGAGACCTCTTCCCACAGCCCCTCAGCTCATACATTTTCTCAAAACTCTCTCGCCTTTTCAGTACCCCTTTCTCCTCCATAACTCTCGTCATAGAAGAGTTCTCCGGCGCCGCACGCAACCAGGTCTACGCCGCCGCCGAGGTCTACCTCCGGACCATCAACAACATTACTCCTTCCACTCACCGCCTCTGTGTCGGAAAAAATATCCGGCAAAAGACAGTCAGCCTCGCCCTTGACAACAGCGGACAGCTCGAAGACGCCTTTGACAATGTGAATCTGACGTGGCGTTTCAAGGTGAGGAAGGAAAAGTCTGGTGCTGAACAGCGTCAGTTCGAGCTGAGCTTCCACAAAAAACACAAAGACAAAGTGATGGAGTCCTACTTCCCCTACGTGCTTGCTAGGGCTGACGCCATCAAAGAAGAGCAAAGGGTTGTGCAGCTTTATTCCCGCCATTTAATGTCTGATACTGATTTCAAAGGCAGGTGCACATGGGGTTCGGTGAATCTGGAGCACCCGTCTACGTTCGACATGATGGAGATGGACCCCGTGACGAAGAGGATGATTGTGGAGGATTTAGAGAGGTTTGTAAGGAGGAGGGAGTTTTACAAGAAGGTGGGGAAGGCTTGGAAAAGAGGCTACTTGCTGTATGGTTCTCCCGGGACCGGAAAATCCAGCTTGATTGCCGCCATGGCTAATTATCTCAAGTTTGATGTGTATGATTTGGAGCTCACTAGCATTCAAAACAACAATGAGCTGAGGAGGGTTTTGTTGTCCATGACAAATCGTTCGATTTTGGTGATTGAGGATATCGATTGCTCTGTGGATATACAGAACGGGGAATCGAATAAAAGGTCTCAAGATATCTCTCAACGATCTGCTTCTAACAAG CAGTTGACACTTTCAGGCCTACTGAATTTCACCGATGGGCTGTGGTCGAGCTGCGGCGACGAGAGAATTATCGTGTTCACAACAAACCACAAGGAACAGCTAGACCCTGCATTGTTGCGTCCAGGTCGAATGGACCTGCACATTTACATGTCCTATTGA
- the LOC103401208 gene encoding disease resistance RPP13-like protein 4, with amino-acid sequence MVDAVVTVFLEKLLGALSEESRIFSEFRGQFETLQSELQLMQSFLKHAERLKRKNETVRSIMATLRELIYEAEDILADCQLHPRDDGLLSSGWFMCIYPSKIPFQYQTGKSLAEINRKIGNIKQNITSYLGVPLLNQVEPLDAQNDLLPRWSGPVYDHTQVVGLEGDASKIKQWLFEADKGILAIGVVGMGGLGKTTIAQKVFNDRKIEERFERRIWVSVSQKFDEEQIMRSILRNLGDASVGDDKGELLKKINEYLLGKRYLIVMDDVWSLDVTWWLRINEALPKGNGSSVIITTRIEKVAQKMGVKEARSHWPKCLSKDDSWLLFRKIAFAENGGECMYPELENVGKEIVEKCKGLPLAIKAVGGIMLCKPSRYHEWRRIADHFRDELAENDNSVMASLQLSYDELPSYLKSCFLCLSLYPEDCIIAKDQLVHWWLGEGFIPLRSGRSAIAAGEDCFSGLTNRCLLEVVNKTYHGTISTCKIHDMVRDVVIKMAEDDAFFRPDGRNCRHLGITSSILQKDNHKLRALLSTTKTGEVNKIGSHTAKKFCESRYLRAMDISRSIFSMPLSSLLNQIGFLQHLTYLNLSNTHPLVQLPPSLDKLNNLQILDVSYCQNLKTLPPCIVTFKKLRVLDISNCGSLKYLPKGLGRLSNLEVLSGFRPAKSSQLEGCRIGEIRNLIRLRTLGLQLTCSDEIGDTEVNVLINLQELQHLSISCFDSHHNDDLVTKLDKLFPPQQLHELSLKFYPGKISPVWLNPISLPILRYLSISSGNLEKMNERFWGLNDNAVWKIEGLMLESLSDFHEEWARVGQVMPALRVVIVSWCPELVSFPIEDVGFKGGVWKEETKT; translated from the coding sequence ATGGTGGATGCAGTAGTAACtgtgttcttggagaagttgcTAGGAGCTCTATCGGAGGAGAGCCGAATTTTTAGCGAATTCAGGGGCCAATTCGAAACATTACAATCCGAACTCCAACTAATGCAAAGCTTTCTCAAACATGCAGAGCGGCTCAAGAGGAAGAACGAGACCGTTCGCAGCATCATGGCGACTTTGCGAGAATTGATTTATGAAGCCGAAGACATACTAGCAGATTGTCAACTTCACCCGAGAGATGATGGTCTGCTTTCGAGTGGTTGGTTCATGTGCATCTACCCTTCGAAAATTCCATTCCAATATCAAACCGGGAAGAGCCTTGCAGAAATCAACCGGAAAATTGGTAACATTAAGCAGAACATTACGTCGTATCTTGGAGTTCCACTTTTGAATCAAGTGGAGCCATTGGATGCACAAAATGACCTATTGCCTAGATGGAGCGGTCCTGTGTATGACCATACGCAGGTCGTTGGTTTGGAAGGTGATGCGAGTAAGATCAAACAATGGTTATTTGAGGCTGACAAGGGCATACTAGCTATTGGAGTTGTGGGAATGGGTGGACTTGGCAAGACTACTATTGCTCAAAAAGTATTTAATGACAGGAAAATTGAGGAGCGCTTCGAAAGGAGAATTTGGGTATCGGTTTCTCAAAAATTCGATGAAGAACAAATCATGAGAAGTATTTTACGGAACTTGGGAGATGCTAGTGTAGGAGACGACAAGGGTGAAttattgaagaagataaatgaaTATCTTTTAGGCAAGAGGTATTTGATTGTGATGGATGATGTGTGGAGCTTGGATGTTACTTGGTGGCTCAGAATTAATGAAGCATTGCCAAAAGGAAATGGAAGTAGTGTCATCATTACTACGAGGATAGAGAAGGTTGCACAGAAGATGGGAGTGAAGGAAGCAAGATCACATTGGCCCAAATGCCTCAGCAAAGATGATAGTTGGCTGCTATTTCGGAAGATTGCATTTGCGGAAAATGGAGGTGAGTGTATGTATCCAGAGCTAGAAAATGTTGGAAAGGAGATTGTTGAGAAGTGTAAGGGCCTTCCACTAGCAATCAAGGCCGTTGGAGGAATAATGCTTTGTAAACCATCGCGCTATCATGAGTGGAGGAGAATTGCAGACCATTTTCGTGATGAGTTAGCAGAAAATGATAACTCGGTTATGGCTTCTCTACAATTGAGTTACGATGAACTTCCATCTTACTTGAAGTCATGCTTCCTCTGCTTGTCACTTTACCCGGAGGATTGCATCATAGCCAAAGACCAGTTGGTCCATTGGTGGCTTGGAGAAGGTTTTATTCCTTTGAGAAGTGGTAGATCAGCAATTGCAGCAGGGGAAGATTGCTTCTCAGGGCTAACAAATCGATGTTTGCTAGAAGTGGTCAACAAGACTTATCATGGAACAATCTCCACATGTAAAATTCATGACATGGTACGCGATGTGGTGATAAAAATGGCGGAAGATGATGCATTTTTCAGACCGGATGGTAGAAATTGCCGCCATTTGGGCATTACAAGTAGTATACTTCAGAAGGACAATCATAAGTTGAGAGCATTGTTGTCTACAACTAAGACCGGTGAAGTGAACAAGATTGGTTCACACACTGCAAAGAAATTTTGCGAGTCTAGATACCTTCGCGCAATGGATATTTCAAGGTCAATCTTCAGTATGCCTCTCTCTAGTCTTTTAAATCAGATTGGATTTTTGCAACACCTAACATACCTTAACTTAAGCAACACGCATCCATTGGTTCAACTCCCGCCTTCGCTCGACAAGCTTAACAACCTTCAGATATTGGATGTCAGCTACTgtcaaaacttaaaaacattGCCTCCCTGCATTGTGACATTCAAGAAGTTAAGGGTTTTAGACATAAGCAATTGCGGTTCACTCAAATATCTACCTAAAGGCTTAGGAAGGCTTTCAAATCTTGAAGTGTTATCAGGATTCAGACCCGCCAAATCAAGCCAGTTAGAAGGTTGCAGGATCGGCGAGATCAGAAATTTAATTCGACTTAGGACACTCGGGCTTCAACTAACCTGCTCCGATGAGATTGGAGATACTGAGGTCAATGTGTTGATAAATCTACAAGAACTGCAGCATCTGTCAATAAGTTGTTTCGATAGTCACCACAATGATGATCTCGTCACCAAGCTTGACAAGTTGTTCCCTCCTCAGCAGCTCCATGAGCTGAGTCTAAAGTTTTATCCCGGAAAGATTAGTCCAGTCTGGCTCAATCCCATCTCGCTTCCTATTTTGAGGTACCTTTCGATATCATCAGGCAATCTTGAGAAGATGAATGAAAGGTTCTGGGGGCTTAATGACAATGCTGTTTGGAAAATTGAGGGCTTAATGTTGGAATCTCTTTCGGATTTCCACGAAGAATGGGCGAGGGTTGGACAAGTTATGCCGGCGTTAAGAGTTGTGATTGTAAGTTGGTGTCCGGAGTTGGTGTCCTTTCCGATTGAGGATGTCGGGTTTAAAGGTGGTGTCTGGAAGGAAGAAACGAAAACATGA
- the LOC103401217 gene encoding thioredoxin domain-containing protein PLP3A, which yields MDPDSVKSTLQNLAFGNVMAAAARNYQKELLSNEKAAATSSANQEVDLDELMDDPELEKLHADRINALKKEAEKREALKRKGHGEYRDITEGDFLGEVTGTEKVICHFYHREFYRCKIMDKHLKTLALKHVDSKFIRLDAENAPFFVTKLGIKTLPCVILFRKGVAVDRLVGFQEVGTKDDFSTRALEVALIKKGIISEKKEGDDEDDGYLEGGRRIVRSSVNLDSDSD from the exons ATGGATCCCGATTCAGTGAAATCCACTCTCCAAAATCTAGCCTTTGGAAATGTAATGGCCGCAGCGGCCCGCAATTACCAAAAGGAATTGCTCTCCAACGAGAAGGCGGCCGCCACGAGCTCCGCCAACCAGGAGGTCGACCTTGACGAGTTGATGGAT GATCCGGAGCTTGAAAAACTGCACGCGGATCGGATTAATGCTCTAAAG AAAGAAGCTGAGAAGCGAGAAGCTTTGAAGAGGAAAGGGCATGGAGAGTACAGGGATATAACTGAGGGggattttttgggtgaagttacCGGAACCGAAAAGGTCATCTGCCATTTTTATCACCGGGAGTTCTACAGATGCAA GATAATGGATAAGCATTTGAAGACGCTtgccttgaagcatgtggattCTAAGTTCATCAGGCTGGATGCAGAG AATGCGCCGTTCTTCGTCACCAAGCTGGGAATCAAAACTTTGCCTTGTGTCATACTCTTCAG AAAAGGAGTTGCTGTGGATAGGTTGGTTGGATTTCAAGAAGTGGGAACGAAAGATGATTTCAGCACAAGGGCGCTCGAGGTTGCACTAATCAAGAAAG GTATAATTAGTGAGAAGAAAGAAGgcgatgatgaagatgatggatATCTTGAAGGCGGTCGTAGGATAGTGAGATCGTCTGTGAATCTTGATTCGGATTCGGACTGA
- the LOC103401200 gene encoding AAA-ATPase At2g18193-like isoform X2 → MCVFWKKRLKRRRSSLEDESYASFAGSMMLVRSIARDLFPQPLSSYIFSKLSRLFSTPFSSITLVIEEFSGAARNQVYAAAEVYLRTINNITPSTHRLCVGKNIRQKTVSLALDNSGQLEDAFDNVNLTWRFKVRKEKSGAEQRQFELSFHKKHKDKVMESYFPYVLARADAIKEEQRVVQLYSRHLMSDTDFKGRCTWGSVNLEHPSTFDMMEMDPVTKRMIVEDLERFVRRREFYKKVGKAWKRGYLLYGSPGTGKSSLIAAMANYLKFDVYDLELTSIQNNNELRRVLLSMTNRSILVIEDIDCSVDIQNGESNKRSQDISQRSASNKLTLSGLLNFTDGLWSSCGDERIIVFTTNHKEQLDPALLRPGRMDLHIYMSY, encoded by the exons ATGTGTGTCTTCTGGAAGAAACGATTGAAGAGAAGAAGATCATCATTGGAGGACGAAT CCTACGCCTCCTTCGCCGGATCCATGATGCTGGTCCGTTCCATTGCCAGAGACCTCTTCCCACAGCCCCTCAGCTCATACATTTTCTCAAAACTCTCTCGCCTTTTCAGTACCCCTTTCTCCTCCATAACTCTCGTCATAGAAGAGTTCTCCGGCGCCGCACGCAACCAGGTCTACGCCGCCGCCGAGGTCTACCTCCGGACCATCAACAACATTACTCCTTCCACTCACCGCCTCTGTGTCGGAAAAAATATCCGGCAAAAGACAGTCAGCCTCGCCCTTGACAACAGCGGACAGCTCGAAGACGCCTTTGACAATGTGAATCTGACGTGGCGTTTCAAGGTGAGGAAGGAAAAGTCTGGTGCTGAACAGCGTCAGTTCGAGCTGAGCTTCCACAAAAAACACAAAGACAAAGTGATGGAGTCCTACTTCCCCTACGTGCTTGCTAGGGCTGACGCCATCAAAGAAGAGCAAAGGGTTGTGCAGCTTTATTCCCGCCATTTAATGTCTGATACTGATTTCAAAGGCAGGTGCACATGGGGTTCGGTGAATCTGGAGCACCCGTCTACGTTCGACATGATGGAGATGGACCCCGTGACGAAGAGGATGATTGTGGAGGATTTAGAGAGGTTTGTAAGGAGGAGGGAGTTTTACAAGAAGGTGGGGAAGGCTTGGAAAAGAGGCTACTTGCTGTATGGTTCTCCCGGGACCGGAAAATCCAGCTTGATTGCCGCCATGGCTAATTATCTCAAGTTTGATGTGTATGATTTGGAGCTCACTAGCATTCAAAACAACAATGAGCTGAGGAGGGTTTTGTTGTCCATGACAAATCGTTCGATTTTGGTGATTGAGGATATCGATTGCTCTGTGGATATACAGAACGGGGAATCGAATAAAAGGTCTCAAGATATCTCTCAACGATCTGCTTCTAACAAG TTGACACTTTCAGGCCTACTGAATTTCACCGATGGGCTGTGGTCGAGCTGCGGCGACGAGAGAATTATCGTGTTCACAACAAACCACAAGGAACAGCTAGACCCTGCATTGTTGCGTCCAGGTCGAATGGACCTGCACATTTACATGTCCTATTGA